A genomic stretch from Eriocheir sinensis breed Jianghai 21 chromosome 31, ASM2467909v1, whole genome shotgun sequence includes:
- the LOC127005933 gene encoding jmjC domain-containing protein 8-like isoform X1, with protein MMVSHLRGSAGTFLLVVTIFAVSDESTDDGGWITHPGDRLVQPGPCNIAQEDKTLKQDDFLERYAYNQPVVIRGMSDNELFQTLTRRKTLLEGYGHMTVRLSSANSYSYQKQDTTLRHYCNNYLHPQSLNTLGNETFYLFGDNAHEGWEDLLEMYNKPLYTLPGHLPALSFGIAGPGSGVPFHFHGPVFAETIWGRKRWFIYPPDVKPSFHPNHTTLHWLKEGYPKVKDDLNLYECTLAPGEIIYFPDKWWHATLNIDSSVFVSIFLSP; from the exons ATGATGGTATCTCACCTAAGAGGGAGTGCTGGTACCTTCCTGCTGGTGGTAACCATCTTTGCTGTATCTGATGAGTCTACAGATGATGGAGGATG GATAACACATCCAGGGGACAGATTAGTTCAACCAGGACCCTGTAACATTGCTCAGGAAGACAAGACACTCAAGCAGGATGACTTTCTTGAAAG ATATGCCTACAATCAACCAGTAGTTATCAGGGGAATGTCTGATAATGAG TTATTCCAGACTTTGACCAGGAGAAAGACCCTGTTGGAGGGATATGGACACATGACTGTCCGCCTCAGCTCTGCTAACAGCTACAGCTACCAAAAGCAGGACACCACCCTTCGCCATTACTGCAACAACTACCTTCACCCACAGAGCCTCAATACCCTTGGCAATG AAACCTTTTACCTCTTTGGTGACAATGCCCATGAGGGGTGGGAAGACCTGCTTGAGATGTACAACAAACCTCTATACACCTTGCCAGGCCACCTTCCAGCACTGAGTTTTGGAATAGCTG GACCTGGCTCTGGTGTACCCTTTCATTTCCATGGTCCAGTATTTGCTGAAACAAT CTGGGGAAGGAAACGATGGTTCATATACCCTCCTGATGTTAAACCAAGCTTTCACCCCAACCACACAACACTGCATTGGTTGAAAGAGGGCTACCCAAAAGTTAAAGATGATCTGAATCTTTATGAGTGTACACTGGCTCCTGGGGAG ATCATCTATTTCCCTGACAAGTGGTGGCATGCAACCCTCAACATTGACAGCAGTGTATTTGTGTCCATATTCTTGAGTCCATAG
- the LOC127005933 gene encoding jmjC domain-containing protein 8-like isoform X2 codes for MSDNELFQTLTRRKTLLEGYGHMTVRLSSANSYSYQKQDTTLRHYCNNYLHPQSLNTLGNETFYLFGDNAHEGWEDLLEMYNKPLYTLPGHLPALSFGIAGPGSGVPFHFHGPVFAETIWGRKRWFIYPPDVKPSFHPNHTTLHWLKEGYPKVKDDLNLYECTLAPGEIIYFPDKWWHATLNIDSSVFVSIFLSP; via the exons ATGTCTGATAATGAG TTATTCCAGACTTTGACCAGGAGAAAGACCCTGTTGGAGGGATATGGACACATGACTGTCCGCCTCAGCTCTGCTAACAGCTACAGCTACCAAAAGCAGGACACCACCCTTCGCCATTACTGCAACAACTACCTTCACCCACAGAGCCTCAATACCCTTGGCAATG AAACCTTTTACCTCTTTGGTGACAATGCCCATGAGGGGTGGGAAGACCTGCTTGAGATGTACAACAAACCTCTATACACCTTGCCAGGCCACCTTCCAGCACTGAGTTTTGGAATAGCTG GACCTGGCTCTGGTGTACCCTTTCATTTCCATGGTCCAGTATTTGCTGAAACAAT CTGGGGAAGGAAACGATGGTTCATATACCCTCCTGATGTTAAACCAAGCTTTCACCCCAACCACACAACACTGCATTGGTTGAAAGAGGGCTACCCAAAAGTTAAAGATGATCTGAATCTTTATGAGTGTACACTGGCTCCTGGGGAG ATCATCTATTTCCCTGACAAGTGGTGGCATGCAACCCTCAACATTGACAGCAGTGTATTTGTGTCCATATTCTTGAGTCCATAG
- the LOC127005932 gene encoding ELL-associated factor 1-like — MADKLMFDGQVKDLKLGDTFNKSYKDGAFHTIRYDFKPASVDKQKMGTVEVEGNHQVTVTVPHVEGSGTNQTVFKGNHKPVAKECILIIDHVTGEIVLERISQAISVKTTRPEGSSRIPAQRPTTPLDPPSRKNSPPQKCSPSHPPSRGSANSLSRPSPSHGKFSPSAKTSPHARSPAPSKSPNYSMPNLVDLDNSYMDKKDVSESSSDSDSNSSSSSGSDSDSDSEVEQETVTKKTNGHGTIASGDNIPNGSDLIADLELSSVSEDSD, encoded by the exons ATGGCGGACAAACTTATGTTTGACGGCCAAGTGAAAGATCTCAAGCTAGGTGATACTTTCAATAAGAGCTACAAGGATGGAGCATTTCACACCATTCGAT ATGACTTCAAACCTGCTAGTGTGGATAAGCAGAAGATGGGCACTGTGGAAGTGGAGGGTAATCACCAGGTAACAGTGACGGTGCCTCATGTGGAGGGCTCTGGAACCAACCAGACAGTATTCAAAGGAAATCATAAGCCAGTTGCCAAGGAGTGCATCCTGATCATTGACCATGTTACAGGAGAGATTGTGCTTGAGCGAATCTCCCAAGCAATCAGTGTTAAGACTACAAG ACCTGAAGGGAGCAGCAGGATTCCAGCCCAACGTCCTACAACTCCTCTGGATCCCCCTTCACGGAAAAACTCCCCACCTCAGAAATGTTCGCCATCCCACCCACCCTCCAGGGGCTCTGCAAACTCCTTGTCACGGCCATCACCCTCCCATGGAAAGTTTTCACCATCAGCCAAAACATCACCCCATGCTAGGTCACCTGCTCCCAGCAAAAGCCCCAACTATTCCATGCCAAACCTGGTAGACCTGGATAATAGTTATATGGACAAAAAG GATGTGTCAGAGTCTTCAAGTGACTCTGACTCAAACAGCAGTTCCTCATCAGGCAGTGACTCAGACTCAGATTCTGAGGTTGAACAGGAGACAGTCACTAAGAAAACTAATGGGCATG GGACCATTGCAAGTGGTGACAACATACCCAATGGAAGTGATCTTATTGCTGACTTGGAGTTGTCTTCTGTCTCTGAAGACAGTGACTGA